One part of the Vicia villosa cultivar HV-30 ecotype Madison, WI linkage group LG6, Vvil1.0, whole genome shotgun sequence genome encodes these proteins:
- the LOC131612512 gene encoding disease resistance protein RGA2-like has translation MAESFLFDVANSLLGKVASFACQEASLAYGAKDDLERFRESLLIVRGYLLDAESRKDQSHALCEWLRQIQNICFDAEDIFDKLELQDTRKQIVKSSGSITKKVSHLFSSSNPIVFLPRMGHQIKEITDKLEKKAAEGKTYGLTTILELVVQERELTYPDVNVSRVIGRDNDKDEIIKLLMQPFPQDGNDGDKSMCVIPIVGMGGLGKTTLAKLVFNDDTVDQLFQLKMWVCVSLNFDIKQIIIKIINSATTADSKVRFSSIHSSREH, from the coding sequence ATGGCAGAATCATTTCTCTTCGATGTTGCCAATTCGCTGCTTGGGAAGGTTGCTTCTTTTGCTTGTCAAGAAGCTTCTCTGGCTTATGGTGCGAAAGACGATCTAGAACGTTTCAGAGAATCTTTGCTAATTGTCAGAGGTTATCTACTGGATGCTGAGTCCAGGAAAGACCAAAGTCACGCTTTGTGTGAATGGCTGAGGCAGATCCAAAACATTTGCTTTGACGCTGAAGATATATTTGATAAACTTGAGTTGCAAGACACGAGGAAGCAAATTGTCAAATCCTCTGGAAGCATCACAAAGAAGGTAAGCCACTTGTTTTCTTCCTCTAATCCAATTGTATTCCTTCCTAGGATGGGACATCAAATCAAAGAGATTACCGACAAATTGGAGAAGAAAGCAGCCGAGGGGAAAACGTATGGGCTTACAACTATTCTCGAACTTGTTGTGCAAGAAAGAGAATTGACTTATCCTGACGTTAATGTTTCACGTGTAATTGGAAGGGATAATGATAAAGATGAAATTATCAAGCTTTTGATGCAACCTTTTCCTCAGGATGGAAATGATGGTGATAAAAGCATGTGTGTCATTCCCATTGTGGGAATGGGAGGATTAGGGAAGACCACTCTTGCAAAGTTGGTGTTCAATGATGACACAGTGGATCAGCTTTTCCAATTGAAGATGTGGGTATGTGTCTCTCTTAATTTTGACATCAAGCAGATAATCATTAAAATCATCAACTCAGCCACTACTGCAGATTCTAAAGTACGCTTCAGCTCCATTCACTCCTCAAGAGAACATTGA